From a single Cyclobacterium marinum DSM 745 genomic region:
- a CDS encoding sugar phosphate isomerase/epimerase family protein: MERRKFLSNSSLALLAAGTIGTQRLNATTKAVRKFKIALNPGIIGVKANLAQTLDYAIAYGYETIPPFVEEVMQDYSPAEIADLKDKMKASGIGFGSTNLPVAFREDNRNFLEDFRKLESFCKTMEKLGATRINTWIISSHNSLTYNENMKQHAYRLGECARVMKDYGIRLGLEYLGTRPLLIQNKYPFISTMKEGQELIAATGHSNVGFVLDSFHWYTANDNKEDILKLKAEDIVVVDINDARKGFSREAQVDLKRELPLATGVINLKAFMEGLVAIGYDGPIRTEPFNQILNDMGNEAALQTNKEAINKVLALVNL; encoded by the coding sequence ATGGAAAGGAGAAAATTTCTAAGTAACTCATCCCTAGCCCTATTGGCAGCAGGAACCATTGGAACCCAACGCTTGAATGCAACAACAAAAGCGGTGAGAAAATTTAAAATTGCCCTAAATCCTGGTATTATTGGAGTAAAGGCAAATCTTGCACAAACACTAGATTATGCCATTGCTTATGGGTATGAAACCATCCCCCCTTTTGTAGAAGAAGTCATGCAGGATTATTCTCCGGCTGAAATAGCAGACCTAAAGGACAAAATGAAGGCAAGTGGAATAGGTTTTGGCTCCACCAATCTACCCGTAGCATTCAGAGAAGACAATCGCAATTTTCTTGAAGACTTTAGAAAATTAGAATCATTTTGTAAGACAATGGAAAAACTTGGGGCCACCCGCATTAATACATGGATTATTTCTTCTCATAATTCCCTTACTTACAATGAGAACATGAAGCAACATGCCTACCGACTAGGGGAGTGTGCTCGGGTAATGAAAGATTATGGCATTAGGCTTGGGCTGGAGTACCTTGGGACAAGACCCTTGCTCATACAAAATAAGTACCCTTTTATATCCACCATGAAAGAAGGGCAGGAACTCATAGCAGCCACCGGCCATAGTAATGTAGGCTTTGTTTTGGATTCGTTTCATTGGTATACTGCAAATGACAATAAAGAAGATATTCTCAAACTTAAAGCAGAGGACATAGTGGTAGTGGATATTAATGACGCAAGAAAGGGTTTTAGCAGAGAAGCTCAGGTGGATTTAAAGCGAGAGCTCCCTTTGGCTACAGGCGTTATCAATCTCAAGGCTTTCATGGAAGGCTTGGTGGCCATTGGATATGATGGTCCCATTAGAACCGAGCCATTTAATCAAATTCTCAATGACATGGGAAATGAAGCAGCCCTCCAAACAAACAAAGAGGCCATCAACAAGGTCCTTGCCTTGGTAAACTTGTAA
- a CDS encoding DinB family protein, whose protein sequence is MKATFKTWKTSRNLFLTLLESYKLEQLNHIPQGFNNNLIWNIGHVIVAQQGLVYKGSGLPAQISDEMFGKYGIGTKPETPVSADEYKELKSLLMDLIPQTESDYFNGKFVSYHERTTKTGFHLSSVEDAIVFNNFHEGLHMGYVMSIRKFI, encoded by the coding sequence ATGAAAGCTACCTTTAAAACTTGGAAAACAAGTAGAAACCTTTTCCTTACATTGCTTGAAAGTTATAAGCTCGAACAGTTAAACCATATACCTCAAGGGTTTAATAACAACCTGATTTGGAATATAGGACATGTCATTGTAGCCCAGCAAGGGCTTGTATACAAGGGGTCAGGATTGCCCGCCCAAATATCGGATGAGATGTTTGGAAAGTATGGCATAGGGACCAAACCTGAAACCCCGGTGTCAGCTGATGAATATAAAGAATTGAAATCGCTTTTAATGGATTTAATCCCACAAACAGAATCCGACTATTTCAATGGGAAGTTTGTTTCTTACCATGAGAGAACCACCAAAACGGGTTTTCACTTAAGCTCTGTGGAAGATGCAATTGTATTCAATAATTTTCATGAAGGACTACATATGGGGTATGTGATGAGTATTCGGAAATTTATTTAG
- a CDS encoding M28 family peptidase, which yields MKNKSTLVAIFIFVVFSNPIFGQEDLSLKYASTIQASDLKKHLTYLASDELRGRDTGSEGQKMAADYLIDFYKTNNLKGPVNGSYLQPFQLSSVSWKEVSLKIGKSKLVLNEDFVFVGDADMKRNKKTDLVFLGLASDENLSKVEVEGKLVGLWAIGNSVGQAVEKVMDAGAAGALIVTMEGQANFDRMANRYKSLSGKGRMGFDKPTEQKPVFMVSSIKMAELFESPVDLLKEAAKNDPSVISSQKAVFKVVKQKDFIDTENVMAFLEGTDKKEEVLVISSHYDHIGVSSTGEINNGADDDGSGTVSVMEIAEAFAQAARDGYNPRRSILFLNVTGEEKGLLGSEYYSENPIFPLENTVNNINIDMVGRIDYEYQDAENQDYVYVIGSEMLSSQLKVINEYNNITYTNLILDYRYDAEDDPNRFYYRSDHYNFAKHNIPVIFFFNGVHDDYHKPTDTVDKIEFDLMEKRAKLIFHTAWDLANRENRTPVDGTNNRTDR from the coding sequence ATGAAAAATAAATCAACTTTAGTTGCAATATTTATTTTTGTAGTTTTTTCAAATCCAATTTTTGGACAGGAGGATCTTTCATTAAAATATGCATCAACCATTCAGGCAAGTGATTTAAAAAAGCACTTGACTTATTTAGCTTCGGACGAGCTTAGAGGCCGGGATACGGGGTCTGAAGGACAAAAAATGGCAGCAGATTACCTAATAGATTTTTACAAAACAAATAACCTTAAAGGGCCTGTGAATGGGAGCTATCTACAGCCTTTTCAATTGTCAAGCGTAAGCTGGAAAGAAGTTTCTTTAAAAATAGGTAAAAGCAAGTTGGTGTTAAATGAGGATTTTGTATTTGTAGGAGATGCAGATATGAAGAGAAATAAAAAGACTGATTTGGTGTTTTTAGGTTTAGCCTCAGATGAAAACCTTTCAAAAGTAGAGGTTGAAGGAAAACTGGTTGGATTATGGGCCATCGGAAATAGTGTTGGGCAAGCCGTTGAAAAAGTGATGGATGCAGGTGCCGCAGGTGCCTTGATTGTAACCATGGAAGGGCAAGCCAATTTTGATAGGATGGCCAATCGATACAAAAGCTTGTCTGGTAAAGGCAGGATGGGCTTTGATAAACCAACAGAACAAAAACCGGTATTTATGGTAAGCTCTATCAAAATGGCAGAGCTTTTTGAATCTCCTGTGGATTTGCTCAAAGAAGCGGCCAAGAATGATCCATCAGTAATCTCTTCTCAGAAGGCCGTGTTTAAGGTGGTGAAACAGAAAGATTTTATTGACACAGAAAATGTAATGGCCTTTCTAGAAGGAACAGATAAAAAGGAAGAGGTGTTGGTGATTTCATCTCATTACGATCATATCGGGGTCAGTAGCACAGGTGAAATTAATAATGGTGCAGATGATGATGGATCAGGAACTGTTTCTGTAATGGAAATTGCAGAGGCATTTGCTCAGGCTGCAAGAGATGGATATAATCCAAGACGTAGTATACTTTTCTTAAATGTGACAGGGGAAGAAAAAGGTTTGCTTGGCTCTGAGTATTATTCCGAAAATCCTATTTTCCCTCTTGAGAATACGGTAAACAATATCAATATCGACATGGTGGGAAGGATTGATTATGAATACCAGGATGCAGAGAATCAAGACTATGTTTATGTGATAGGTTCCGAAATGCTGTCTTCCCAATTGAAGGTCATCAATGAATACAATAATATCACCTATACCAATCTAATATTAGATTATAGGTATGATGCAGAGGATGATCCAAATAGGTTTTACTACAGGTCCGATCATTACAATTTTGCCAAGCACAATATACCAGTTATCTTCTTTTTTAACGGAGTTCATGATGATTACCATAAACCTACTGATACGGTGGATAAAATTGAATTTGATTTGATGGAGAAAAGAGCGAAATTGATTTTCCATACAGCTTGGGATTTGGCCAACCGTGAAAATAGAACTCCTGTGGACGGTACAAACAATCGGACCGATAGGTAA
- the gcvP gene encoding aminomethyl-transferring glycine dehydrogenase, with protein sequence MKINLASSEKFRNRHISPSENELQEMLNTIGVDSLDTLIDETIPSTIRLKQPLQLPKPLSENLFLKSFKATIGKNQIFKSYIGLGYYDTLVPGVIQRNILENPGWYTAYTPYQAEIAQGRLEALINFQTMVSELTGMELANASLLDEGTAAAEAMTMLYAAKARSKKKATTFYVDEKVFEQTKEILKTRATPIGITLKIGPLSDLDLSDPELFGILIQYPNSDGEIINYESLVNAAKEGHVSTAFSTDLLSLTLLKPPGEMGADVVIGSTQRFGVPMGFGGPHAAFFATKESFKRQIPGRIIGVSVDKSGKNAYRMALQTREQHIKRERATSNICTAQVLLAVMAGMYAVYHGPKGLKAIASRTHGLAVMTAKWLSEIGFEQVNKAYFDTIRIKVDQVQKEKIRAFAVSKKLNFRYDEGHILLSFDQAKTRQDVVEIFEVFAKSTNKLQPEVPEIPSQIDATIPSELERKSKFLEHEVFQKYHSEHEMLRYLKKLENKDLSLVHSMISLGSCTMKLNATTEMIPITWPEIGQLHPFAPQDQAAGYYEMFQDLRNWLSEITGFSDTSLQPNSGAQGEYAGLMVIRAYHQSRNEDFRNVVLIPSSAHGTNPASAVMAGMKVVIVPCDEKGNIDVDAFKEKAATYKDQLSALMVTYPSTHGVFEEAIKEICDLVHEYGGQVYMDGANMNAQVGLTSPGLIGADVCHLNLHKTFCIPHGGGGPGMGPICVAKHLVPFLPGNPYVKTGGTAAITPISAAPFGSSSILPIPYAYIAMMGEEGLSKATKIAILNANYIKTRLGADFPILYTGANGRAAHEMILDCREFKAYGVEVEDIAKRLMDYGFHAPTVSFPVPGTLMVEPTESESKDELDRFCEAMIAIRQEIREIEEGKADKLVNVLKNAPHTASSIISDSWDMPYSREKAAYPLPFVKENKFWPAVGRIDAAYGDRNLMCSCIPTSDFENE encoded by the coding sequence ATGAAAATCAATCTCGCCTCATCCGAAAAATTTAGAAATAGACATATTTCACCCTCTGAAAATGAGCTTCAGGAAATGCTAAATACCATAGGAGTAGATTCCTTGGATACCCTAATTGACGAAACCATCCCTAGCACTATCCGACTAAAGCAGCCATTACAACTGCCGAAACCACTTTCTGAAAATCTATTTCTTAAATCTTTCAAAGCTACCATTGGCAAAAACCAAATTTTTAAATCTTATATTGGCTTAGGTTATTATGACACCTTAGTCCCCGGAGTTATTCAAAGAAATATTCTTGAAAACCCGGGCTGGTACACCGCATATACTCCCTATCAGGCCGAAATAGCGCAAGGAAGATTGGAAGCCTTAATTAATTTTCAAACCATGGTTAGCGAGCTTACAGGAATGGAGTTAGCCAATGCATCTTTATTGGATGAAGGGACAGCCGCAGCGGAGGCCATGACCATGCTATATGCAGCCAAAGCAAGAAGCAAGAAAAAAGCCACCACATTTTATGTAGACGAAAAGGTTTTTGAGCAAACCAAAGAGATTTTAAAAACAAGAGCTACACCTATTGGTATCACTTTAAAAATCGGCCCTTTATCTGACCTTGACCTGAGCGATCCGGAATTATTTGGGATACTAATACAATACCCCAATTCGGATGGAGAAATTATCAATTATGAATCCTTGGTTAATGCTGCAAAGGAAGGTCATGTCAGCACCGCTTTTAGTACCGATTTATTGAGCCTTACTTTGCTAAAGCCCCCAGGGGAAATGGGAGCGGATGTAGTTATAGGCAGTACACAACGATTTGGTGTCCCTATGGGATTTGGAGGCCCTCACGCCGCGTTTTTTGCAACAAAAGAATCCTTTAAAAGACAGATCCCCGGAAGAATCATTGGGGTGTCTGTGGACAAATCAGGAAAAAATGCTTACCGAATGGCACTGCAAACCAGGGAGCAACATATCAAGAGAGAAAGGGCCACCTCCAATATATGCACGGCACAGGTCTTGCTAGCCGTCATGGCCGGAATGTATGCTGTTTATCATGGCCCAAAGGGTCTGAAAGCCATTGCTTCACGGACGCATGGATTGGCCGTCATGACTGCTAAATGGCTTAGTGAAATAGGTTTTGAACAGGTTAATAAAGCTTATTTTGACACCATCCGGATCAAGGTGGATCAAGTACAGAAAGAAAAAATCCGTGCATTTGCGGTGTCTAAAAAGTTAAATTTCAGGTACGATGAAGGGCATATTCTTTTAAGTTTCGATCAAGCCAAAACCAGACAAGATGTAGTGGAAATCTTTGAAGTATTTGCCAAATCCACCAATAAGCTGCAACCTGAGGTCCCTGAAATTCCAAGTCAGATTGATGCGACCATTCCATCTGAATTAGAGCGAAAATCCAAATTTCTCGAGCATGAGGTATTTCAAAAATACCACTCTGAACATGAAATGTTACGCTACTTGAAAAAACTTGAAAACAAGGATTTATCTTTGGTTCATTCCATGATTTCATTGGGTTCCTGCACCATGAAACTCAATGCCACCACTGAAATGATTCCCATCACTTGGCCGGAAATTGGTCAGTTGCACCCATTTGCACCCCAAGATCAAGCGGCAGGTTATTATGAAATGTTTCAAGATCTTCGGAATTGGCTAAGTGAAATCACCGGCTTTTCTGACACCTCCTTGCAACCCAATTCAGGTGCACAAGGTGAGTATGCAGGTTTAATGGTGATCCGCGCATACCATCAAAGCAGAAATGAAGACTTTAGAAATGTTGTACTTATCCCTTCTTCAGCTCATGGAACCAACCCGGCCTCTGCAGTTATGGCGGGAATGAAAGTGGTGATTGTGCCTTGTGATGAAAAAGGGAATATTGATGTGGATGCTTTCAAAGAAAAAGCAGCTACCTATAAAGACCAATTGTCTGCCCTTATGGTCACTTATCCTTCAACCCACGGGGTTTTTGAAGAAGCGATTAAAGAAATCTGTGACCTTGTACATGAATACGGTGGACAAGTATATATGGATGGAGCCAATATGAATGCACAGGTGGGACTGACCAGTCCGGGCTTGATCGGAGCAGATGTTTGCCACCTAAACCTTCACAAGACTTTCTGCATACCTCATGGAGGAGGTGGACCGGGAATGGGCCCAATTTGTGTAGCCAAACATTTGGTACCTTTTCTTCCGGGAAATCCTTATGTTAAAACCGGAGGTACCGCTGCCATTACGCCAATATCTGCAGCACCTTTTGGTAGCTCAAGTATATTACCTATTCCTTATGCATACATCGCCATGATGGGGGAGGAAGGCTTATCGAAAGCTACGAAAATTGCAATTTTAAATGCCAATTATATCAAAACACGTTTAGGTGCAGATTTCCCAATTCTTTATACCGGAGCCAATGGTCGTGCCGCTCATGAAATGATTTTGGATTGCAGGGAATTCAAGGCCTACGGCGTGGAAGTGGAAGACATTGCAAAACGACTTATGGATTATGGTTTTCATGCACCTACCGTTTCATTCCCGGTACCCGGTACGCTTATGGTAGAGCCTACTGAGTCAGAATCCAAGGATGAATTGGATCGATTCTGCGAAGCCATGATTGCTATTCGTCAAGAGATCAGAGAAATAGAAGAAGGAAAAGCTGATAAGCTGGTAAATGTATTGAAAAATGCACCTCACACAGCCTCAAGTATTATTTCAGACAGCTGGGACATGCCATACAGCAGGGAAAAAGCTGCTTATCCGCTCCCTTTTGTTAAGGAGAATAAATTTTGGCCGGCGGTGGGCAGAATAGATGCTGCCTATGGAGACCGGAACCTAATGTGTAGCTGTATTCCTACTTCTGATTTTGAAAACGAATAA
- the fumC gene encoding class II fumarate hydratase encodes MEYRIEKDTMGPVEVPADKFWGAQTQRSVNNFKIGGPKHQMPLEIVHAFAILKKSAAQANAELGVLDQAKADIISQTCDEILEGKLDDQFPLVVWQTGSGTQSNMNVNEVVAYRSHVLLGGNLQDEKKKIHPNDDVNKSQSSNDTFPTAMHIAAYKMVVGTTLPGVEKLRDTLKAKSEAFMEVVKIGRTHFMDATPLTLGQEFSGYVAQLDHAIKAIKNTLPHLSELALGGTAVGTGLNTPNGYAELVAEKIAHYSGNPFVTAPNKFESLAAHDAIVETHGALKQLAVSLMKIANDVRMLSSGPRSGIGEILIPENEPGSSIMPGKVNPTQVEAMTMVCAQVIGNDTAVSVGGMSGQFELNVFKPMMVNNLLNSARLLGDACVSFTDNCVVGVEPNVPFIKRHLENSLMLVTALNPHIGYENAAKIAKKAHKEGTSLREAALDLGLLTNEQFDEWVRPEDMTGSLK; translated from the coding sequence ATGGAATACAGGATAGAGAAAGATACCATGGGGCCGGTTGAGGTTCCTGCAGATAAATTTTGGGGCGCACAAACCCAAAGGTCTGTGAATAACTTTAAAATTGGTGGCCCAAAACACCAGATGCCCTTGGAGATTGTGCATGCTTTTGCTATTTTAAAAAAATCTGCCGCACAGGCCAATGCTGAACTTGGTGTGTTGGATCAGGCAAAAGCCGATATTATTAGCCAAACCTGTGATGAAATTCTTGAAGGTAAACTGGACGACCAATTTCCTTTAGTGGTTTGGCAAACCGGATCCGGTACCCAGTCCAATATGAACGTCAATGAGGTGGTTGCCTATCGATCTCACGTACTTTTGGGTGGAAATTTGCAAGATGAGAAAAAGAAAATTCACCCAAATGATGATGTGAATAAATCTCAGTCATCCAATGATACCTTTCCTACTGCGATGCACATTGCGGCTTACAAAATGGTGGTAGGCACAACACTTCCGGGTGTGGAAAAACTTAGAGATACCCTTAAGGCCAAGTCTGAGGCGTTTATGGAGGTGGTCAAAATTGGGAGAACTCACTTTATGGATGCCACTCCACTTACACTCGGACAAGAATTTTCAGGCTATGTTGCTCAGCTAGACCATGCCATAAAAGCTATCAAAAATACCCTGCCACATCTTTCTGAATTGGCTTTGGGAGGTACTGCTGTAGGTACTGGATTGAATACCCCTAATGGTTATGCTGAATTGGTGGCAGAGAAAATTGCCCATTATTCAGGCAATCCTTTCGTGACCGCTCCTAATAAATTTGAGTCCTTGGCAGCACATGATGCCATTGTAGAGACCCATGGTGCTCTGAAACAATTAGCTGTCAGCCTAATGAAAATCGCCAATGATGTTAGGATGTTGTCTTCCGGTCCTCGATCCGGCATAGGTGAAATCTTGATTCCTGAAAATGAACCCGGCTCTTCTATCATGCCCGGAAAAGTAAACCCTACACAAGTTGAAGCTATGACAATGGTTTGTGCCCAAGTTATTGGCAATGATACAGCGGTGTCTGTTGGCGGAATGAGCGGCCAGTTTGAGCTGAATGTGTTCAAACCAATGATGGTAAATAATTTACTTAACTCAGCAAGATTATTGGGAGATGCTTGTGTTTCATTTACAGATAATTGTGTGGTAGGTGTTGAGCCAAACGTTCCTTTTATCAAAAGACACCTTGAAAATAGCTTGATGTTGGTTACAGCACTTAACCCACATATTGGCTATGAAAATGCAGCAAAAATTGCAAAAAAAGCCCATAAAGAAGGTACAAGCTTGCGGGAAGCCGCCCTTGATCTTGGTTTATTGACCAATGAGCAGTTTGACGAATGGGTACGTCCTGAAGACATGACAGGAAGTTTGAAATAA
- a CDS encoding RidA family protein, protein MSKEIINSPDAPAPIGPYSQAVKANGMLFVSGQIALDADSGELLNANITEETHAVMKNLDAILSASGLTFSNVVKCSIFVKNMADFSTINEAYGQYFKTNPPARETVEVSRLPKDVQVEISCIAVL, encoded by the coding sequence ATGTCCAAAGAAATTATCAATTCTCCGGATGCTCCTGCTCCGATAGGTCCTTATAGTCAAGCTGTAAAAGCCAATGGTATGCTGTTTGTTTCTGGACAAATTGCCCTTGATGCAGATTCCGGTGAATTGCTTAATGCCAATATTACTGAAGAAACCCATGCAGTTATGAAGAATCTGGATGCCATTCTCAGCGCCTCGGGACTAACCTTCTCCAATGTGGTGAAATGTAGTATTTTTGTCAAAAATATGGCTGATTTTTCCACCATTAATGAAGCCTATGGACAATATTTTAAAACCAATCCACCCGCAAGGGAAACTGTAGAGGTAAGCCGCTTACCAAAAGATGTTCAGGTGGAGATTTCTTGTATAGCGGTTTTGTAA
- a CDS encoding response regulator transcription factor, protein MSKIKILLVEDDPNLGDILKEYLGVKGFEVILCRDGEEGWNKYKKDYFQLCLLDVMMPVKDGFTLGKEIRKVEENIPIIYLTAKNMKEDVIKGFRIGADDYITKPFSMEELLMRINAILRRTNSQGEKAALKSYVFGNFTLHYDKQQLEGPEGTNKLTSKENELLRLLASSLNENVSRSFALKQIWGDDSYFNARSMDVYLSKIRKLLKNDGSVQIITLHGEGFKLVVN, encoded by the coding sequence ATGAGCAAGATCAAAATTTTATTGGTAGAAGATGACCCCAACTTGGGAGATATATTGAAGGAATATTTAGGCGTGAAAGGCTTTGAAGTAATTTTATGCAGAGATGGAGAAGAGGGGTGGAATAAATACAAGAAAGATTACTTTCAGTTGTGTCTGCTAGATGTAATGATGCCGGTCAAGGACGGTTTCACCTTGGGTAAAGAAATAAGAAAGGTAGAAGAAAATATTCCCATAATATACCTGACAGCAAAAAACATGAAGGAAGATGTTATTAAGGGGTTTAGGATTGGGGCAGACGACTACATCACCAAGCCGTTTAGCATGGAAGAACTCCTGATGAGAATCAATGCCATTTTGAGAAGAACCAATAGTCAGGGCGAAAAGGCAGCCTTGAAATCCTATGTATTTGGCAACTTTACCCTTCATTATGACAAACAACAGCTGGAAGGACCCGAAGGAACAAATAAGCTGACTTCCAAAGAAAATGAGCTGCTTCGTTTATTGGCTTCTTCATTGAATGAAAATGTGAGCCGATCTTTTGCATTAAAGCAAATTTGGGGGGATGACAGTTATTTTAATGCCAGAAGCATGGATGTATACCTTAGTAAGATCAGGAAATTGCTCAAAAATGATGGCTCCGTTCAAATCATTACCCTCCATGGAGAAGGATTTAAGTTGGTAGTCAATTAG
- a CDS encoding sensor histidine kinase — protein MSKTSIKIIVFLMSLASLGLIGFQFYWVGNVLKINEERFEQNVYQALSSTSDRIEKGEASDILLSSLARDTIFQKALLQPIEPIQLQVRRRKVAVNRPSVLDSLFDQPIPQISPTFRKLIASKEGEPKTFSQIEKYFYMSPSVASSLFTPDELAILLAEKERYLQFLSERDRKMSKRQYANSRQNFIIEELNVSRNVAESIVQANMKIELVEVVIHQLLAQGNQHVLDRLDTTMVRKEVRDQLINRNIDQPFELGIVGNRNEIVGIGHVSDLEFLKNQGIKAELFPSDLLGVENYLVIHFPEKQNYLMQQVFLPLGSSLVFMCIIIICFVYAIKVIIRQKKVSEIKNDFINNMTHEFKTPISTVSLAVEALQDPDLFGEQALRKRYLNIIKDENIRLGKQVEQVLQAAALEKNDFNLKIEKVDLKEFIEATKKHFELLVENRGGTLTTEYSLLTGQLEVDVFHLNNILNNLLDNANKYSKDAPKIKITVVETETNFTLSISDKGIGISKEAQKKIFDKFYRVPTGNLHDVKGFGLGLSYVKTMVEAHKGTIRLDSDPGMGSVFTINLPKNK, from the coding sequence ATGTCAAAAACGAGTATCAAAATCATTGTTTTCTTGATGTCCCTAGCAAGTTTAGGATTGATAGGGTTTCAGTTCTATTGGGTGGGGAATGTGCTTAAAATCAATGAAGAACGTTTTGAACAAAATGTTTATCAAGCACTCTCTTCAACTTCCGACCGTATAGAAAAAGGGGAAGCAAGTGATATATTGTTGAGTTCTCTCGCCAGAGATACAATTTTTCAAAAGGCTTTACTGCAACCCATTGAGCCAATACAGTTGCAAGTAAGAAGGCGAAAAGTGGCCGTAAACAGGCCTTCTGTACTGGATTCACTTTTTGATCAACCTATACCTCAAATATCCCCTACCTTTAGAAAATTAATTGCCTCAAAAGAGGGGGAGCCCAAAACTTTTAGCCAAATAGAAAAATATTTTTACATGTCCCCTTCGGTGGCATCCAGTCTTTTTACTCCTGATGAATTAGCAATTTTGCTTGCTGAAAAAGAACGCTATCTGCAATTTCTAAGCGAGAGAGACCGGAAAATGAGCAAAAGGCAATATGCCAATAGCAGGCAAAATTTTATCATTGAAGAGTTAAATGTTTCACGAAATGTGGCCGAAAGCATAGTACAGGCCAATATGAAAATAGAATTAGTAGAAGTCGTAATTCATCAATTATTGGCTCAAGGAAATCAACATGTGCTCGATAGACTAGATACCACAATGGTAAGAAAAGAAGTCAGGGATCAATTAATCAATAGGAATATTGATCAACCATTTGAGTTAGGTATCGTTGGTAATAGAAATGAAATCGTTGGTATTGGCCATGTAAGCGATTTGGAATTTTTGAAAAATCAGGGAATTAAAGCGGAATTATTTCCGAGTGACCTATTGGGCGTAGAGAATTATTTGGTCATTCATTTTCCTGAAAAACAAAATTACCTGATGCAACAAGTGTTTTTGCCATTGGGCAGTTCTTTGGTATTTATGTGTATCATCATTATTTGTTTTGTGTATGCCATAAAGGTAATTATCCGACAGAAAAAGGTCTCTGAAATAAAGAATGACTTTATTAATAATATGACACATGAGTTTAAAACACCAATATCCACGGTAAGTTTGGCTGTAGAAGCCCTGCAGGATCCGGATTTATTTGGAGAGCAAGCTTTGCGCAAAAGGTATTTGAACATCATAAAGGATGAAAATATAAGGCTGGGAAAGCAAGTTGAACAAGTATTGCAAGCTGCTGCCTTAGAAAAAAATGATTTTAATCTTAAAATTGAAAAAGTTGATTTAAAAGAATTTATTGAAGCTACCAAAAAGCATTTTGAATTGCTTGTGGAAAATAGAGGGGGAACACTTACAACAGAATATTCCCTCTTGACAGGGCAATTGGAAGTGGATGTTTTTCACCTGAACAATATCTTAAACAATTTGCTTGACAATGCCAATAAATATTCGAAAGATGCTCCCAAAATTAAAATTACTGTTGTTGAGACTGAAACAAACTTTACCTTGTCGATAAGTGACAAAGGAATTGGCATCAGTAAGGAAGCGCAGAAAAAAATATTTGACAAATTTTACCGTGTGCCAACAGGTAATTTGCATGATGTCAAAGGTTTCGGATTAGGGCTTTCTTATGTTAAAACCATGGTAGAAGCACATAAAGGAACGATACGGTTAGATAGCGATCCCGGGATGGGAAGCGTGTTTACTATAAACTTACCCAAAAATAAATGA